From a single Ignavibacteria bacterium genomic region:
- a CDS encoding tRNA threonylcarbamoyladenosine dehydratase: MENTAWMSRTELLVGKEKLINLINSHVLVMGLGGVGSYAAELLCRAGVGELTIVDGDKVELSNRNRQLPALNSTLGKRKAEVVSMRLLDINPDLKLNVITSYIEDKDMEALLKSKKFDYVVDAIDTLSPKVNLIYQCMMNNIPVVSSMGAGAKFDPSLVSVADVSKSYNCTLARKLRKRLYKLGVYKGFKVVFSSEEIVKESVIIDEQRNKKSTVGTISYMPPVFGCFCASVVLRDLLGADSKAQGLNPPETAFSEN, encoded by the coding sequence ATGGAAAATACCGCCTGGATGTCGAGGACCGAACTCTTAGTTGGAAAAGAAAAACTTATAAACTTAATAAATTCGCACGTGCTCGTAATGGGTTTAGGTGGCGTGGGCTCCTATGCCGCTGAACTCCTCTGCCGCGCGGGTGTGGGAGAGCTTACAATTGTTGATGGCGACAAGGTTGAATTAAGCAACCGCAACCGTCAGCTTCCCGCACTTAACAGCACTTTGGGCAAACGTAAGGCCGAGGTGGTTTCGATGAGGCTACTGGATATAAATCCCGATCTGAAGCTGAACGTGATAACGAGCTATATTGAAGACAAGGATATGGAAGCGCTTCTTAAAAGTAAAAAATTTGACTACGTTGTTGACGCAATTGACACGCTTTCGCCAAAGGTCAATTTAATTTATCAGTGCATGATGAATAACATTCCCGTTGTAAGCTCCATGGGCGCAGGAGCGAAGTTTGATCCATCGCTTGTAAGTGTTGCCGACGTATCGAAATCCTACAACTGCACGCTTGCCCGGAAGCTGAGAAAAAGGCTCTATAAGCTTGGGGTTTACAAAGGCTTTAAGGTGGTGTTTTCTTCTGAAGAGATCGTTAAAGAGTCGGTTATTATAGATGAGCAGAGGAACAAGAAGTCGACCGTTGGTACGATATCATACATGCCGCCCGTCTTCGGGTGTTTCTGTGCATCGGTTGTTTTGAGGGATCTTCTGGGTGCGGATAGTAAGGCACAGGGGCTGAATCCGCCAGAGACGGCATTCTCCGAAAACTAG
- a CDS encoding HAMP domain-containing histidine kinase: protein MKMSGGPGTRNIKIILLAIALVIAFGTVFYTRMIVEKLQQKEKQIVELYAKSLEYLANTEDTSTNLTFIFENVIKPIDFPIILTDTQDKVNLKNKSGYRNLTLDSTKTPAEQEEFLYKKINEMDAINPPIVIKYNDSIIFGKIHYGDSDLINQLRNYPYLQILFAAMFIIIGYISFSYIKRNEQSNIWVGMAKETAHQLGTPISSLMGWSEILKLSHNNPDKVLDISEEINNDLARLNKITQRFSKIGSNPELKEANLYEVIERTTKYFERRLPQIGKSVQLKIEGNENVCARLSPELFEWVLENLIKNALDAIEGKKGGITFYVSETHKNAEIDVKDTGKGIDPKRKKDIFRPGYSTKRRGWGLGLSLSKRIVEDYHKGKIYVKHTGPEGTTFKIILRKNT, encoded by the coding sequence ATGAAAATGTCGGGCGGCCCCGGAACCAGAAACATCAAAATCATACTGCTTGCCATAGCTTTGGTAATTGCCTTCGGCACTGTTTTCTATACGCGCATGATCGTAGAAAAGCTTCAGCAGAAGGAAAAGCAGATTGTGGAGCTTTATGCAAAGAGCCTGGAGTATCTTGCCAATACGGAGGATACTTCCACTAACCTCACCTTCATTTTTGAAAATGTAATAAAGCCGATCGATTTCCCGATTATACTGACCGATACACAGGACAAGGTAAACCTGAAGAATAAGTCCGGCTACCGCAACCTCACGCTCGATTCTACAAAGACCCCGGCCGAACAGGAGGAGTTCCTTTATAAAAAGATAAATGAAATGGATGCCATAAATCCCCCTATCGTAATTAAATACAACGATTCGATCATTTTCGGCAAGATCCACTACGGCGACTCCGACCTTATAAACCAGCTCAGGAACTATCCTTACCTTCAGATACTCTTTGCCGCAATGTTCATCATTATCGGATATATCAGCTTCAGCTATATTAAACGGAATGAGCAGAGCAACATCTGGGTCGGCATGGCCAAGGAAACAGCCCATCAGCTTGGCACTCCCATTTCAAGCCTCATGGGCTGGAGCGAAATCCTGAAGCTAAGCCACAATAACCCCGATAAGGTTCTGGACATCTCCGAAGAAATCAACAACGACCTTGCCCGCCTGAACAAGATCACACAGCGCTTCTCCAAGATCGGATCTAATCCGGAACTTAAGGAAGCCAACCTCTACGAAGTGATCGAAAGGACGACAAAGTATTTTGAACGCCGCCTCCCCCAGATCGGCAAAAGCGTTCAGCTGAAAATCGAGGGGAATGAAAACGTGTGCGCAAGGCTGAGCCCCGAACTCTTTGAATGGGTGCTTGAAAACCTGATTAAAAATGCCCTGGACGCAATTGAGGGGAAAAAGGGAGGCATAACATTTTATGTTTCCGAAACCCACAAGAACGCCGAAATAGACGTAAAGGACACAGGTAAAGGCATAGACCCTAAAAGGAAAAAAGACATATTCCGCCCGGGCTACAGCACGAAAAGACGCGGCTGGGGACTTGGCTTAAGCCTTTCGAAAAGAATAGTTGAAGATTACCACAAGGGCAAGATTTATGTAAAGCATACGGGGCCTGAAGGCACAACCTTTAAGATCATTCTGCGGAAGAACACCTGA
- a CDS encoding DUF305 domain-containing protein yields MSGRWLLFTVVMIAGLLFAAGTQSYAAFSLSLQEKDQMNKDMPADTGMIHQNQSGMQSHGDMKAMMGEMRDSMMNIQKTGDPDQDFAAMMIQHHKGAVRMSEEEVNKGKDQKIISMAEKVIKDQTNEIQDLQKFVKTDQSQTGMRTGQMNDTSMQKRKDMQDMTGSSQQKMMDKMQNMEMTGNQDEDYASMMVIHHQHAIDMANEYLDKGKDSELIKMAKKMISENESQIKDLEDWKMNKTK; encoded by the coding sequence ATGTCAGGAAGATGGTTACTTTTTACCGTTGTTATGATTGCAGGCTTATTGTTTGCTGCGGGCACCCAAAGCTATGCCGCCTTCAGCCTTTCTCTTCAGGAGAAAGATCAGATGAATAAGGATATGCCGGCAGATACCGGTATGATACACCAGAACCAGAGCGGCATGCAGTCCCATGGCGATATGAAAGCCATGATGGGAGAGATGCGCGACAGCATGATGAACATTCAGAAGACCGGGGACCCGGACCAGGATTTTGCCGCAATGATGATCCAGCACCACAAGGGCGCTGTCAGAATGTCCGAGGAGGAAGTCAACAAAGGCAAGGACCAGAAAATAATTTCAATGGCAGAAAAGGTGATTAAAGACCAGACAAATGAAATTCAGGACCTGCAGAAATTTGTCAAAACCGACCAGTCACAAACAGGCATGAGAACCGGACAGATGAACGATACCTCGATGCAGAAGAGAAAAGACATGCAGGATATGACCGGATCATCGCAGCAAAAAATGATGGATAAAATGCAGAACATGGAAATGACAGGCAACCAGGATGAGGATTATGCCTCAATGATGGTAATTCATCATCAGCACGCAATCGATATGGCAAATGAATATCTGGATAAGGGGAAAGACAGCGAACTGATAAAAATGGCAAAAAAGATGATCAGTGAAAATGAAAGCCAGATAAAAGACCTGGAAGACTGGAAAATGAACAAGACAAAATAA
- a CDS encoding divalent metal cation transporter codes for MNKETEFINGISTKTSPGNPFKNFLKRLGPGVITGASDDDPSAIATFSQAGAHFSFNLLWTVLYTYPLKSATQEISARIGRVTGRGLAGNMLRYYPPWISIIITSLMIIANVINIGADIAAMGSAMNLLIGGPEIIYSILLAALSLVLQVFIPYTKYVKILKWLSLALFSYMFTAFIVDVDWKMALTATVVPELRWDTKFLGAVVAVLGATISPYLFFWQASQETEEVNTTPEEEPLKVAPRQAPEQMKRIKIDTYLGMAFSNIIIFFIIVTTAMTLNTQGITEVNSAAEAAGALKPLAGRFASLLFSAGIIGTGMLAIPILGGSSAYAIGELFKWPVGLEQKPFRAVNFYLVLSVATLLGLALNFTPINPIQALIWAATINGLIAAPVMIIMMLMSSNRMVMGRFIIPAGLRIGGWVSVALMTLAALGLIYSWVV; via the coding sequence ATGAATAAAGAAACAGAATTTATTAACGGCATTAGTACAAAAACCTCACCGGGAAACCCCTTTAAGAATTTCTTAAAGAGGCTGGGCCCCGGAGTTATTACCGGAGCATCGGATGACGATCCGAGTGCAATAGCCACATTCTCGCAGGCGGGAGCGCATTTCAGTTTTAATCTGCTCTGGACGGTTCTTTATACATATCCCCTTAAGAGCGCAACGCAGGAGATCTCGGCCAGGATAGGGCGCGTTACGGGGCGGGGGCTGGCAGGCAATATGCTGAGGTATTATCCTCCGTGGATCAGCATAATAATAACTTCTTTAATGATCATTGCAAACGTTATAAATATCGGCGCCGACATTGCGGCCATGGGAAGCGCAATGAATCTTCTGATCGGCGGGCCTGAGATAATCTACTCCATATTACTTGCCGCGCTTTCGCTGGTGCTGCAGGTATTTATTCCATATACAAAATATGTAAAGATACTCAAGTGGCTCTCACTTGCCCTGTTTTCCTATATGTTTACGGCGTTTATTGTGGACGTTGACTGGAAAATGGCACTAACGGCAACGGTTGTTCCTGAGCTCAGGTGGGACACAAAATTCCTGGGTGCCGTTGTTGCCGTACTTGGGGCAACAATAAGTCCTTATCTTTTTTTCTGGCAGGCAAGCCAGGAGACCGAGGAGGTGAACACCACGCCTGAAGAGGAGCCTCTTAAGGTTGCCCCCCGTCAGGCGCCGGAGCAGATGAAAAGAATAAAAATTGATACGTACCTGGGCATGGCGTTTTCGAACATAATTATTTTCTTCATCATTGTAACTACGGCAATGACGCTTAACACGCAGGGGATAACAGAAGTAAACAGCGCCGCTGAGGCAGCCGGAGCGTTAAAGCCCCTGGCAGGGCGCTTTGCTTCCCTTCTTTTCAGCGCCGGGATAATAGGAACGGGAATGCTTGCAATACCGATACTGGGAGGCTCATCGGCATATGCAATCGGCGAACTTTTCAAGTGGCCCGTGGGGCTGGAGCAGAAGCCTTTCCGCGCGGTTAACTTTTACCTGGTGCTCAGCGTGGCCACGCTTCTGGGGCTGGCCCTGAACTTTACGCCAATAAACCCTATTCAGGCACTAATCTGGGCCGCCACAATAAACGGGCTTATTGCGGCTCCGGTAATGATAATAATGATGCTTATGTCATCAAACAGAATGGTTATGGGGAGGTTCATTATTCCTGCGGGGCTCAGGATTGGGGGGTGGGTTTCTGTTGCACTAATGACGCTTGCGGCACTGGGGCTTATTTATTCGTGGGTGGTGTAA
- the mug gene encoding G/U mismatch-specific DNA glycosylase, which produces MAKEQYRRPTKEEVQAAVNKKVPDIIAPGLKVLFCGINPGLYTAAVGHHFARPGNRFWPVVHLSGFSERLLSPFEERELLKNGYGITNVVERATAAADELSREEYIEGGKVLEGKLLQYKPEYIAILGVGAYRTAFNVPDARTGLQEKKIGSTRVWVLPSPSGLNAHYQKSELVELFRQLYLAVHARG; this is translated from the coding sequence ATGGCAAAAGAGCAATACCGCAGGCCTACAAAAGAGGAGGTTCAGGCGGCAGTAAATAAAAAGGTGCCGGATATAATTGCGCCCGGCCTGAAGGTTCTCTTCTGCGGCATTAATCCCGGGTTGTATACGGCTGCCGTGGGGCATCACTTTGCGCGGCCGGGCAACCGTTTCTGGCCGGTAGTGCATCTGTCGGGTTTTTCGGAAAGGCTTCTATCCCCTTTTGAGGAAAGGGAGCTGCTGAAAAACGGCTACGGCATTACAAACGTGGTTGAGCGTGCAACCGCAGCAGCAGATGAATTAAGCCGTGAAGAATATATTGAAGGGGGAAAGGTTTTAGAGGGCAAGCTTCTTCAGTATAAACCTGAATATATAGCAATACTTGGAGTAGGGGCATACAGGACAGCCTTTAACGTGCCCGATGCCAGAACAGGACTGCAGGAAAAGAAGATCGGCAGCACACGCGTCTGGGTATTACCCAGCCCCAGCGGCCTGAACGCCCATTACCAGAAAAGTGAGCTTGTGGAACTGTTCAGGCAGCTTTACCTTGCAGTTCACGCCAGGGGTTAA
- a CDS encoding nucleoside hydrolase codes for MRVISAFLLVLILSGIALPQGNVPLKRQKVIIDCDLGGDIDDAFALALMFSSPEFEIMGLVMENGQTDKRAQIACKMLYMIHKEEIPVVVGRETPMVVGRDTGKSIYNDQFYWAEGFKALKPIEKSAPDFIIETLRKYPHEVILFTLAPLSNIADVIKKDPEALRLAKHIYSMLGSYYMGYDGGPKTDAEWNVYADIEAAKMYMKNAPEKDGSNLTLAGLDITTTVRLPKEYMTRLLMRQSPLTNAITGLYSLWGDGNPTLFDAVAVSMAIWPDLFTTRAASISITDKGYTVVNDGSAPNSSIGISINKDEFIKRMIDRLLRQDLGSNRNGRNM; via the coding sequence ATGAGAGTTATTTCAGCTTTTCTTCTGGTTTTGATCTTATCAGGAATTGCCCTGCCGCAGGGAAATGTGCCTCTTAAAAGGCAGAAGGTTATTATTGACTGCGACCTGGGAGGCGATATTGACGACGCTTTTGCCCTGGCACTCATGTTTTCAAGTCCTGAGTTTGAGATCATGGGGCTTGTTATGGAAAACGGGCAGACGGATAAAAGAGCGCAGATTGCCTGCAAGATGCTTTATATGATTCATAAGGAAGAGATACCTGTTGTTGTGGGGCGCGAGACCCCGATGGTTGTAGGGCGGGATACGGGTAAAAGCATCTATAACGACCAGTTCTACTGGGCTGAAGGCTTTAAGGCTCTGAAGCCGATTGAAAAATCTGCACCCGACTTTATAATTGAAACTCTCAGGAAGTATCCCCATGAAGTTATACTATTCACACTTGCACCATTATCAAACATTGCCGACGTAATAAAAAAAGACCCTGAAGCCTTAAGGCTTGCAAAGCACATCTATTCCATGCTGGGATCTTACTATATGGGTTACGACGGGGGCCCAAAGACTGATGCCGAGTGGAACGTCTATGCGGATATCGAGGCGGCAAAAATGTACATGAAAAATGCTCCCGAAAAAGACGGCTCAAACCTCACGCTTGCGGGACTTGATATTACTACAACAGTAAGACTGCCGAAGGAATATATGACAAGGCTCCTTATGCGGCAGTCCCCTCTTACAAACGCCATAACAGGACTTTATTCCCTCTGGGGAGACGGCAATCCGACGCTTTTTGACGCCGTTGCAGTATCCATGGCGATCTGGCCTGATCTTTTTACCACGCGCGCGGCATCCATATCCATTACAGATAAAGGTTATACGGTGGTAAACGATGGGAGCGCGCCCAACTCTTCAATAGGCATTTCAATAAATAAAGATGAATTTATTAAACGCATGATTGATCGCCTGTTAAGGCAGGATCTTGGTTCAAACCGTAATGGAAGGAATATGTGA
- a CDS encoding TatD family deoxyribonuclease → MKPLLEHEPFINIHTHRDNCGSGELSLINIFAEEFESYALKESCFYTVGLHPWHMMKTDREKAIGNVKKASMYPMVKAIGEAGLDRAIDVSWEVQTEVFIRHLEIAETVQKPVMIHCVRAFSDIIALKKKYKFSTPWIIHGYNSNLQTAGQLLKYGCYLSFGKFLFNTNSKVPEVFPQVPMDRFFLECDDSDLSIENVYERASALKNVSLGTLKRQMKENFLKLF, encoded by the coding sequence ATGAAACCTCTTTTGGAGCATGAGCCTTTTATAAACATTCATACTCACAGGGATAACTGCGGCTCAGGTGAACTGTCCTTAATCAATATCTTTGCCGAGGAGTTTGAGTCTTACGCTCTGAAAGAAAGCTGCTTTTACACTGTGGGCCTGCATCCATGGCATATGATGAAAACAGACAGGGAAAAGGCAATTGGAAATGTGAAGAAAGCTTCTATGTATCCCATGGTTAAGGCAATAGGAGAGGCGGGGCTGGACCGTGCAATTGACGTCTCATGGGAAGTCCAGACGGAAGTTTTCATAAGGCACCTGGAGATTGCAGAGACTGTACAAAAGCCCGTAATGATACACTGTGTAAGAGCTTTTTCTGATATAATTGCACTTAAGAAGAAATATAAATTCAGTACTCCCTGGATCATACACGGCTATAACAGTAATCTTCAGACCGCAGGCCAGCTTTTGAAATACGGATGCTATCTGTCTTTCGGAAAGTTTCTCTTCAACACTAATTCCAAAGTGCCGGAGGTGTTTCCTCAGGTTCCAATGGACCGCTTCTTTCTGGAATGCGACGACTCGGATCTAAGCATTGAAAATGTTTATGAAAGAGCCTCGGCACTTAAAAATGTAAGTCTGGGCACCTTAAAGCGCCAGATGAAAGAAAATTTCTTAAAACTGTTTTAG
- a CDS encoding adenylosuccinate synthase, translating into MSVSILVGSQWGDEGKGKVVDILSEKYEVVARYQGGANAGHTVEIGDRQFILHLIPSGILREDVTCVIGNGVVVDPQALLDEISFLEKNNIKIDGRLFISHNAHLIMPYHKLLDSISESGQNKIGTTGRGIGPCYIDKYARKGIRIVDLLNKDILERKIRENLAEKNNLLKKVYDHKELDVEAIIAEYMEFDKRIDKYVKDTPVFLNNAIAEGKSVLLEGAQGALLDIDHGTYPYVTSSSPTSGGACTGTGIPPTKIDSVIGIVKAYTTRVGLGPFPTELLDEDGEKLRKIGAEFGATTGRPRRCGWFDAFLVKYSTMVNGIDSAAITKLDVLSSFDEIKVCVGYEYKGKMLKAFPNDVDQLDCIKPVYETLPGWKSDISQARTYNDLPKATKDYLEFISSYCGFKISLISVGAKRAQTIVL; encoded by the coding sequence ATGAGTGTGTCAATTTTAGTCGGCAGCCAGTGGGGCGATGAGGGCAAGGGCAAAGTTGTAGATATACTGAGCGAAAAGTACGAGGTTGTGGCCAGGTATCAGGGCGGAGCCAATGCAGGACACACCGTGGAAATCGGTGACAGGCAGTTCATTCTTCACCTTATCCCGTCAGGAATTTTAAGGGAAGACGTAACCTGCGTAATTGGTAACGGCGTCGTAGTTGATCCGCAGGCCCTTTTGGACGAAATCAGCTTTCTTGAAAAAAATAACATAAAAATAGACGGGCGCCTTTTTATCAGCCATAACGCACATCTTATCATGCCGTACCATAAGCTTCTGGATTCAATAAGCGAAAGCGGACAGAATAAAATTGGAACTACAGGCCGCGGCATTGGACCCTGCTATATAGATAAGTATGCAAGAAAAGGGATCAGAATTGTTGACCTCTTAAATAAAGATATACTTGAGAGAAAAATCAGGGAAAACCTGGCTGAGAAAAATAACCTTCTAAAAAAGGTTTATGATCACAAGGAACTGGACGTTGAGGCCATTATTGCCGAATATATGGAATTCGACAAGAGAATAGATAAATACGTAAAAGACACCCCGGTTTTCTTAAATAATGCCATTGCAGAAGGAAAGTCTGTCCTTTTGGAAGGCGCCCAGGGAGCCCTGCTTGATATCGACCACGGGACCTATCCATACGTAACATCCTCAAGTCCGACTTCAGGAGGTGCATGTACAGGAACAGGAATTCCGCCTACAAAGATCGATTCAGTAATAGGAATTGTCAAGGCTTATACTACCAGAGTGGGCTTAGGGCCTTTCCCAACAGAACTTCTGGACGAAGACGGCGAGAAATTAAGGAAAATCGGCGCTGAATTCGGCGCTACAACAGGACGCCCGAGGCGCTGCGGCTGGTTTGACGCTTTTCTGGTCAAATATTCCACCATGGTAAACGGAATTGACTCGGCCGCAATTACAAAGCTCGACGTCTTAAGCAGCTTCGACGAAATTAAGGTCTGCGTTGGCTATGAGTACAAGGGTAAAATGCTGAAAGCTTTCCCGAATGACGTTGACCAGCTCGACTGCATTAAGCCCGTTTATGAGACCCTTCCGGGCTGGAAGAGCGATATATCACAGGCCAGGACCTACAATGACCTCCCGAAGGCCACAAAGGATTACCTGGAATTTATATCGAGCTACTGCGGCTTTAAGATCAGCCTCATTTCCGTCGGCGCCAAGCGTGCACAGACAATAGTTCTCTAA
- a CDS encoding radical SAM protein, with the protein MKVLLIIPPFSQINTPYPSAPQLSGFLRSRGIEARTFDLSLTSALKLFSRPGLERIFSCIAGSEDDVVKRALALRNKYVSTIDPVINFLQGKNPNLAYRIVQDGFLPQGEAFSRETDEKGAFGYFSLQDKAKYYSSLLIDDITDIISRTITPHFRLSRYAEKIAQSPPHFDPLLNELKRPMNLIEEMIIEELKKEIEAYGPDVVGFTIPFPGNLLGALVSAKFIKSRYPKIKIIFGGGYVNTELRTLRDERIFDFADYITYDDGELPLLNIIKSLRGESSSFVRTLLRENGKLTFKDDAPEKNLSHEDMFPPSLEGIDASKYIPVTEMLNPMHRIWSDGYWNKLTAAHGCYWHKCTFCDISLDYIKRYSPARAVTIVDWMEDMISQTGRTAFHFTDEAAPPALLKEVSLEILRRNLAVSWWGNIRFEKAFTEDLARLMALSGCIAVSGGLEVADDRLLSLINKGVTLSQVARVCRGFRDSGIMVHAYLMYGFPTETAQEIINSLELVRQFIKHNLFQSGFWHQFSLTAHSPIALTPEKFNVEVTSSKENPFANNDLGYKDLSGIDHSIFSGGLSKALYNYMHGIGLDWDVTKWFEFRVPKSTVDKSLVKNFIHDTLDMYMPDGKRRALWTGSSPVIKKLGKGEMVVTVHGNSVAAEWNLDHRTAAWLKEAALKADINSTEGVTFGQLKASFPNGEEAFNEFAKTEVWQELRDNILLFV; encoded by the coding sequence ATGAAAGTTTTACTCATAATTCCCCCTTTTTCACAGATCAATACCCCTTATCCCTCTGCACCGCAGCTTTCGGGATTCTTAAGGTCACGGGGGATTGAGGCCAGGACGTTTGACCTTTCCCTCACCTCAGCCCTGAAGTTATTTTCCAGGCCGGGACTGGAAAGGATATTCTCCTGCATTGCTGGAAGTGAAGATGACGTGGTTAAAAGGGCACTGGCTCTCCGCAATAAATATGTAAGCACGATAGATCCGGTGATAAATTTCCTACAGGGGAAAAATCCCAACCTTGCTTATAGAATCGTTCAGGACGGATTCCTGCCGCAGGGGGAGGCATTCTCAAGGGAAACGGATGAAAAAGGCGCCTTCGGATATTTCAGCCTGCAGGATAAGGCAAAGTATTACTCTTCACTTTTAATCGACGACATCACGGACATAATAAGCAGGACTATAACGCCGCACTTCCGCCTTAGCCGCTACGCGGAAAAAATAGCGCAGAGCCCCCCGCACTTTGATCCCCTCTTAAATGAATTAAAGCGCCCCATGAATTTAATTGAAGAAATGATTATTGAAGAGCTTAAAAAAGAAATTGAGGCCTATGGGCCTGACGTTGTGGGCTTTACAATTCCTTTCCCCGGCAACTTGCTTGGAGCCCTGGTCTCGGCAAAATTTATAAAATCCCGTTACCCCAAAATCAAAATTATCTTTGGCGGGGGCTACGTCAATACTGAGCTCAGAACGCTCAGGGATGAAAGGATATTTGACTTTGCGGACTATATAACCTATGACGACGGGGAGCTCCCTTTATTAAATATCATAAAAAGCCTCCGGGGCGAGAGTTCTTCGTTTGTCCGCACACTTTTAAGAGAAAACGGGAAGCTCACCTTCAAGGATGACGCTCCTGAGAAAAACCTCAGCCATGAGGATATGTTCCCTCCGTCACTTGAGGGTATTGATGCCTCAAAGTACATCCCTGTTACAGAAATGCTTAACCCGATGCACAGGATATGGTCCGACGGCTACTGGAACAAACTCACCGCGGCCCACGGGTGCTACTGGCATAAATGTACTTTCTGCGACATATCCCTCGACTATATAAAAAGATATTCCCCGGCCAGAGCCGTAACAATTGTCGACTGGATGGAAGACATGATCAGCCAGACGGGCAGAACAGCCTTCCATTTTACAGATGAAGCCGCACCCCCGGCACTCCTAAAAGAGGTATCGCTCGAAATCCTTAGGCGGAATCTTGCCGTAAGCTGGTGGGGAAACATCCGCTTTGAGAAAGCTTTTACGGAGGACCTGGCTCGCCTCATGGCTCTCTCGGGATGCATTGCCGTAAGCGGAGGGCTTGAAGTTGCAGACGACAGGCTCCTTAGTCTCATAAATAAGGGCGTCACCTTAAGCCAGGTAGCCCGGGTATGCCGCGGCTTCAGGGATTCGGGCATTATGGTGCATGCTTACCTTATGTACGGATTTCCCACGGAAACCGCACAGGAAATTATTAACAGCCTCGAACTGGTGCGCCAGTTCATAAAGCATAACCTCTTCCAGTCGGGCTTCTGGCACCAGTTTTCATTAACAGCACACAGCCCCATTGCTTTGACTCCTGAAAAGTTTAACGTTGAGGTGACTTCATCCAAAGAAAACCCGTTTGCAAATAACGACCTCGGCTATAAGGACCTCTCTGGAATTGACCACAGTATATTCTCAGGCGGGTTAAGCAAGGCGCTTTACAACTATATGCACGGCATCGGGCTCGACTGGGATGTAACAAAGTGGTTTGAGTTCCGCGTGCCCAAAAGCACCGTTGATAAATCGCTCGTCAAGAATTTCATTCACGACACTTTAGACATGTACATGCCCGACGGCAAAAGGCGTGCCCTCTGGACAGGCTCAAGCCCCGTAATAAAAAAACTTGGGAAAGGGGAGATGGTAGTAACGGTTCACGGCAACTCGGTTGCAGCCGAATGGAATCTTGACCATAGGACAGCCGCCTGGCTAAAAGAGGCTGCACTGAAAGCCGATATTAATTCAACAGAAGGCGTTACATTCGGCCAGCTAAAGGCCTCTTTCCCCAACGGTGAAGAGGCATTCAATGAGTTTGCAAAAACCGAAGTCTGGCAAGAACTGCGGGACAATATATTATTGTTCGTCTGA
- a CDS encoding PRC-barrel domain containing protein, with product MLHSVKELEGYDILAADGQMGKVYEFYFSDSDWFVQYLIADIGHWLYGKFVLLEPQDLLQPDPEKKIFPVVLTKEQIEQSPDISTKKIKVHRNAYLVNEYGWPNFFETSESFYSDVVSESELSKDGIFRHDEEHYDPHLRSSWEVTGFRLHAVDGEIGHVEDLLFDDSNWKVKYLCVNLRNWLPGGKKVLIPVILISKVDAEAQSIYIGIPKEKIKNSPEFHPASLKDAKFKEELMKYYTA from the coding sequence ATGTTACATAGCGTAAAAGAACTGGAAGGATACGACATCCTCGCTGCAGACGGGCAGATGGGTAAGGTCTATGAATTTTATTTCAGCGATTCCGACTGGTTTGTTCAATACCTGATCGCCGACATCGGGCATTGGCTATATGGCAAGTTTGTTCTGCTGGAACCGCAGGACCTCCTTCAGCCCGACCCGGAGAAGAAAATCTTCCCGGTCGTTCTTACTAAAGAACAAATTGAACAGAGCCCCGACATTTCTACTAAAAAAATCAAAGTCCACCGTAACGCCTATCTCGTTAATGAATACGGATGGCCCAATTTCTTTGAAACAAGCGAGAGCTTTTACTCCGACGTTGTCTCTGAATCCGAACTAAGTAAAGACGGAATCTTTAGACACGACGAAGAACATTACGACCCTCACTTGAGAAGTTCATGGGAAGTTACGGGTTTCAGGCTCCATGCTGTGGACGGGGAAATCGGTCACGTGGAGGACCTTCTCTTTGATGACTCAAACTGGAAGGTCAAATATTTGTGCGTAAACTTAAGAAACTGGCTCCCGGGAGGGAAAAAAGTCCTTATCCCTGTTATCCTCATCTCAAAGGTCGACGCCGAAGCGCAGTCTATCTATATCGGAATTCCTAAGGAGAAAATTAAAAACAGCCCGGAATTTCACCCGGCCAGCCTTAAGGACGCAAAGTTTAAGGAAGAACTGATGAAGTATTACACAGCCTGA